One window from the genome of Pantoea cypripedii encodes:
- a CDS encoding response regulator, translated as MRVLLVEDDEMIGANLQQALEAAGWSVDWVRDGVFASNAWAEGGYSCVLLDLGLPREDGIHVLRRARTRGDMTPVLVLTARDTVAQRIQGLDSGADDYLLKPFDLQEVLARMRAITRRRHGAADSLLGSGDVQLDMMTREVLYKGQREQLTAREYALLYALLERPGAILSREQLENRIYGWGEEVTSNAVDVLIHGMRRKLDNEVIRNVRGLGWRVPAI; from the coding sequence ATGCGAGTGCTGCTGGTTGAAGATGATGAAATGATTGGCGCTAACCTGCAGCAGGCGCTGGAGGCGGCGGGCTGGTCGGTGGATTGGGTGCGGGATGGCGTCTTTGCCAGCAACGCCTGGGCCGAAGGCGGCTACAGCTGCGTACTGCTGGATCTCGGTTTGCCACGCGAAGATGGTATCCATGTGCTGCGTCGCGCACGCACGCGCGGTGATATGACGCCGGTGCTGGTGTTGACCGCACGCGATACCGTCGCGCAGCGCATCCAGGGCCTCGACAGTGGTGCCGATGATTACCTGTTGAAACCCTTTGATCTGCAAGAGGTGCTGGCGCGAATGCGAGCGATTACCCGACGCCGCCACGGTGCGGCGGATTCCCTGTTAGGCAGTGGCGATGTGCAGCTCGATATGATGACGCGTGAAGTGCTGTATAAAGGCCAGCGTGAGCAACTTACCGCGCGTGAATATGCCCTGCTCTACGCCTTGCTGGAGCGCCCAGGGGCGATTCTTTCGCGCGAACAACTGGAAAACCGCATCTACGGCTGGGGTGAAGAAGTCACCAGCAATGCCGTGGATGTTTTGATTCACGGCATGCGTCGTAAACTGGACAACGAAGTGATTCGCAACGTGCGCGGTCTTGGCTGGCGAGTTCCTGCAATATGA
- a CDS encoding helix-turn-helix domain-containing protein, with translation MNQSQFIRSLLDWIEDNLGHDLHLDEVARRSGYSRWHLQRLFRQHTGFSLAEYIRQRRLTESALTLLNSDEAILQVAMSYGFDTQQAYTRTFKNYFRVTPGQLRRQRRVEQDRLLFPLAVAS, from the coding sequence ATGAATCAGAGTCAATTTATCCGCAGTTTGCTGGACTGGATAGAAGACAACTTAGGACACGATTTACATCTGGATGAGGTAGCACGCCGTTCGGGTTATTCCCGCTGGCACCTGCAACGTCTGTTTCGTCAGCACACCGGATTTTCACTGGCCGAGTACATTCGCCAGCGCCGGTTGACGGAGTCAGCGCTGACGCTACTTAACAGTGATGAGGCGATCCTGCAGGTGGCGATGAGCTACGGCTTTGACACCCAGCAGGCGTATACCCGCACCTTTAAAAACTACTTCCGTGTGACACCGGGCCAGCTGCGTCGTCAGCGCCGCGTGGAACAGGATCGTCTGCTGTTTCCGCTGGCGGTGGCCAGTTGA
- a CDS encoding LysR family transcriptional regulator: protein MDNSDNLTAMMLFARVVERQSFSEAARTLGVSKSYVSREIARLEIRLGIKLLQRTTRKVALTELGQAYYPFCTRLLDEMHRADAFVQQVHQLPAGNVRLQAPVTFGCQCVVPTLNHFIRRHIHINVDLELTDRINEDPQSSADVAIVIRQRAPEVPDYRELNTIDWGLYAAPDYLAAHPPIDHPERLTRHDLLLFHGPAHTAALPFRRDKQRLALDVRSRFRANNSMALLNAALAGTGIAYLPAYMTQESLARGEIVQVLPEWQMDRLHSYLLLKNQPEPSSPVTLLCDALITALGDG from the coding sequence ATGGACAACAGCGACAATCTCACCGCCATGATGTTGTTTGCGCGCGTGGTTGAACGACAAAGTTTTAGCGAAGCTGCCCGTACGCTCGGCGTATCAAAATCCTACGTCAGCCGTGAAATCGCCCGGCTGGAAATCCGCCTCGGAATCAAATTGTTGCAGCGCACCACGCGCAAGGTGGCGCTGACGGAGCTGGGGCAGGCGTACTACCCGTTCTGTACCCGCCTGCTCGACGAAATGCATCGCGCCGATGCTTTTGTGCAACAGGTACATCAGTTGCCCGCCGGGAACGTGCGGTTGCAGGCTCCGGTGACATTCGGTTGCCAGTGCGTGGTGCCGACGCTGAACCACTTTATCCGTCGCCATATTCATATCAACGTCGACCTGGAACTGACGGACCGCATCAACGAGGACCCGCAAAGCAGCGCCGATGTGGCGATTGTGATCCGTCAACGCGCCCCGGAAGTGCCTGACTATCGTGAGTTGAACACCATCGACTGGGGATTATACGCGGCACCGGATTACCTGGCGGCGCATCCACCTATCGATCATCCCGAGCGCTTAACCCGTCATGATTTGCTGCTGTTTCACGGCCCGGCCCATACGGCAGCCTTGCCGTTTCGGCGCGATAAACAGCGTCTGGCGCTGGATGTGCGCAGTCGTTTTCGCGCCAATAACAGCATGGCGCTGCTGAATGCCGCCCTGGCCGGAACCGGTATCGCCTACCTGCCTGCCTATATGACACAGGAATCACTGGCGCGCGGCGAGATTGTGCAGGTGCTGCCGGAGTGGCAAATGGATCGTTTGCATAGTTATCTGCTGCTGAAAAACCAGCCCGAGCCGTCGTCACCCGTCACCCTGCTGTGTGATGCGCTCATCACCGCATTAGGCGATGGCTGA
- a CDS encoding MFS transporter, protein MQQPPTALAPEQQHWKRNLFVCVLGSFSTIVAMTLLLPFLPLYVQQLGVQEPAAIARWSGVAYGATFFSAALTAPLWGKLADRYGRKLMLIRASLGMAIAMSLIGMATAPWQLVALRLLAGLLGGYASGSTILVAAQTPKEQTGWALGVLSSGIMAGNVVGPLLGGVLPPLIGIRHTFWLTGAVIFLAFLATTFLLKEAPRQAKKVAQSGNTDEKPVNLPVVRLMWLSGMLLIFANMSIEPIITLYVGQFVTGDHAITVTAGLVMAAAALGSILSAPRLGRLADRIGHGRVLVYGLVACALLLIPQAFITAAWQLIALRFLMGMALGGLMPCVTALIRHNVPQAQVGKMLGYSTSAQYVGQVSGPLFGGFVGGAFGMRPVFLATCVIMALCALLNARVLRRR, encoded by the coding sequence ATGCAGCAACCTCCAACGGCGTTAGCGCCTGAACAGCAACACTGGAAACGCAATCTGTTCGTCTGCGTACTGGGTTCCTTTAGCACCATTGTGGCGATGACGCTGCTGCTGCCGTTTCTGCCGTTATATGTGCAGCAGCTTGGCGTACAGGAACCGGCAGCGATTGCACGCTGGTCGGGGGTGGCCTATGGCGCAACTTTTTTCAGCGCCGCGCTCACCGCGCCGCTGTGGGGCAAACTGGCGGATCGCTATGGTCGTAAGCTGATGCTGATCCGCGCCAGCCTGGGAATGGCGATTGCCATGTCGCTGATTGGCATGGCAACCGCCCCCTGGCAGTTAGTGGCGCTGCGATTGCTGGCGGGGCTGCTGGGGGGCTATGCCTCGGGATCGACCATTCTGGTCGCCGCGCAAACGCCGAAAGAGCAGACCGGCTGGGCGCTGGGGGTGCTGTCCTCCGGCATTATGGCAGGCAATGTGGTGGGGCCGTTGCTGGGCGGGGTGCTGCCGCCCTTGATTGGTATTCGTCACACATTCTGGCTGACCGGCGCGGTGATTTTTCTCGCCTTCCTCGCCACCACCTTTTTACTGAAAGAAGCACCACGCCAGGCCAAAAAGGTGGCGCAGAGCGGCAATACCGATGAGAAACCGGTTAATCTGCCCGTGGTGCGGTTGATGTGGCTGTCGGGGATGTTGCTGATTTTCGCCAATATGTCGATTGAACCGATTATCACGCTGTATGTCGGGCAGTTTGTCACTGGCGATCACGCGATTACCGTCACCGCGGGCCTGGTGATGGCGGCGGCGGCACTGGGCAGCATTCTTTCTGCTCCACGCCTCGGGCGACTGGCGGATCGCATCGGCCATGGCCGGGTGCTGGTGTATGGTCTGGTTGCCTGTGCGTTGCTACTGATTCCGCAGGCCTTTATCACCGCAGCCTGGCAATTGATCGCGCTGCGTTTCCTGATGGGGATGGCGTTGGGCGGCTTGATGCCGTGCGTTACTGCCCTGATTCGCCACAATGTCCCACAGGCCCAGGTAGGGAAAATGCTGGGTTATTCGACTTCAGCGCAGTATGTCGGGCAGGTGAGTGGGCCGTTGTTTGGTGGTTTCGTCGGTGGGGCGTTTGGCATGCGTCCGGTGTTTCTGGCGACCTGCGTGATTATGGCGTTGTGCGCATTATTAAATGCGCGGGTGTTGCGGAGGCGTTGA
- a CDS encoding glucose/quinate/shikimate family membrane-bound PQQ-dependent dehydrogenase, whose amino-acid sequence MGKASSSFGIIRFLTVLFALLTGAFMLVGGIWLAAIGGSWYYVIGGVVMLITAILLWRRSSSALVLYALLLLATLVWGVWEVGFDFWALAPRTDVLVIFGIWLVLPFVYRKLNNASKGALSAMGIALIASALVLAWAVFHDPQELNGTLPDAAANASQAQPLSNISDGDWPAYARDQQGTRFSPLKQIDANNVKNLQVAWQFQTGDLKTPNDPGEITDEVTPIKIRDTLYLCSPHQILFALDAKTGKQKWKFDPGLKPNPTFQHVTCRGVSYHEVPAAADASNTQPALCSRRIYLPVNDGRLFALDADTGERCASFGNNGELDLQHKQPVLTPGQYEPTSPPIITDTTIIIAGAVTDNYSTREPSGAIRGFDVNTGKLLWVFDPGAKDPNAIPDDEHTFTMNSPNSWAPAVYDPKLDIVYLPMGVSTPDIWGGNRTPDQERYASSVLALNATTGKLVWSYQTVHHDLWDMDLPSQPTLADITDKDGNTVPVIYAPAKTGNIFVLDRRTGKPVVPAPETPVPQGAAKGDHVSPTQPYSELTFRPKQNLTDKDMWGATMYDQLVCRVIFKRLRYDGPFTPPSEQGTLVFPGNLGMFEWGGIAVDPHRQIAIANPMALPFVSKLIPRGPGNPIEPPKGAEGGSGTESGVQPQYGVPYGVELNAFLSPFGLPCKQPAWGYVSAVDLKTNETVWKKRIGTVRDSAPVPLPFKMGMPMLGGPITTAGNVFFIGATADNYLRAFSTNTGEMLWQARLPAGGQATPMTYEVDGKQYVVIAAGGHGSFGTKLGDYVIAYALPDEK is encoded by the coding sequence ATGGGGAAAGCTTCCTCATCTTTTGGCATAATTCGCTTCCTGACAGTGCTGTTCGCACTGCTGACAGGCGCGTTTATGCTGGTTGGTGGCATTTGGTTAGCCGCCATTGGAGGTTCCTGGTACTACGTAATTGGCGGTGTGGTTATGTTAATCACCGCTATTTTGTTGTGGCGTCGTAGCAGTTCAGCATTGGTGTTGTATGCCCTGCTGCTGCTGGCCACGCTGGTGTGGGGCGTGTGGGAAGTCGGTTTCGACTTCTGGGCGCTGGCACCGCGTACCGACGTGCTGGTGATTTTTGGTATCTGGCTGGTGTTGCCGTTTGTGTATCGCAAACTCAACAACGCCAGTAAAGGTGCACTGAGCGCGATGGGTATTGCCCTGATCGCCAGCGCCCTGGTGCTGGCGTGGGCGGTATTCCACGATCCGCAGGAGCTGAATGGCACCCTGCCGGACGCGGCGGCCAACGCATCTCAGGCACAGCCGCTGAGCAACATCTCCGATGGCGACTGGCCAGCGTATGCGCGTGATCAGCAAGGCACCCGCTTCTCACCGCTTAAGCAAATCGATGCGAATAACGTAAAAAATCTGCAGGTAGCCTGGCAGTTCCAGACTGGCGACCTGAAGACCCCGAACGATCCGGGCGAAATCACTGATGAAGTGACCCCGATTAAAATCCGCGACACGCTGTATCTCTGCTCACCGCACCAAATCCTGTTTGCGCTGGATGCGAAAACCGGTAAGCAGAAATGGAAATTCGATCCAGGCCTGAAGCCGAACCCGACTTTCCAGCACGTAACCTGCCGTGGCGTGTCTTACCACGAAGTTCCGGCCGCTGCTGATGCGTCCAACACCCAGCCTGCGCTGTGCTCACGCCGTATTTACCTGCCGGTAAACGACGGTCGTCTGTTCGCGCTGGATGCAGACACGGGCGAACGTTGTGCCTCTTTCGGCAACAACGGCGAACTGGATCTGCAGCACAAACAGCCGGTGCTGACTCCGGGCCAGTATGAGCCGACTTCACCGCCGATCATCACCGATACCACCATCATCATTGCCGGTGCGGTGACGGATAACTACTCCACCCGTGAGCCGTCTGGTGCCATCCGTGGCTTTGACGTCAACACCGGTAAACTGCTGTGGGTCTTCGATCCGGGCGCGAAAGATCCGAACGCGATCCCTGACGATGAACACACCTTTACCATGAACTCGCCGAACTCCTGGGCACCGGCGGTGTACGATCCGAAACTGGATATCGTTTACCTGCCAATGGGTGTGTCGACGCCGGATATCTGGGGTGGCAACCGTACGCCAGACCAGGAACGTTATGCGAGCAGCGTACTGGCGCTGAACGCTACCACCGGTAAGCTGGTGTGGTCGTATCAGACGGTGCATCACGATCTGTGGGATATGGACCTGCCGTCTCAGCCGACGCTGGCCGATATCACTGACAAAGATGGCAACACCGTACCGGTGATTTATGCACCGGCGAAAACCGGTAACATCTTTGTGCTGGATCGCCGCACCGGTAAGCCTGTCGTCCCGGCACCGGAAACCCCGGTTCCGCAGGGTGCCGCTAAAGGTGACCACGTTTCACCGACCCAGCCTTACTCAGAACTGACCTTCCGTCCGAAGCAGAATCTGACTGATAAGGATATGTGGGGCGCGACCATGTACGACCAGCTGGTGTGCCGCGTGATCTTCAAGCGCCTGCGCTATGACGGTCCGTTCACGCCGCCGTCTGAGCAGGGTACGCTGGTGTTCCCGGGTAACCTCGGTATGTTCGAATGGGGTGGCATTGCTGTCGATCCGCATCGTCAGATCGCTATCGCTAACCCGATGGCCCTGCCGTTCGTTTCCAAACTGATTCCGCGCGGTCCGGGCAACCCGATCGAGCCACCGAAAGGTGCGGAAGGCGGTTCGGGTACCGAAAGCGGTGTTCAGCCACAGTACGGCGTACCGTATGGCGTGGAACTGAACGCGTTCCTGTCACCGTTTGGTCTGCCGTGTAAACAACCGGCATGGGGCTATGTCTCTGCTGTTGACCTGAAAACCAACGAAACCGTGTGGAAAAAACGCATTGGTACGGTTCGCGATAGCGCGCCGGTTCCGCTGCCGTTCAAGATGGGTATGCCGATGCTCGGCGGTCCGATCACCACAGCCGGTAACGTGTTCTTCATCGGTGCGACCGCAGATAACTACCTGCGTGCTTTCAGCACCAACACCGGTGAAATGCTGTGGCAGGCACGTCTGCCAGCTGGCGGCCAGGCAACGCCGATGACCTATGAAGTGGATGGCAAGCAGTACGTTGTTATCGCTGCGGGTGGTCACGGTTCGTTTGGTACCAAGCTGGGCGACTACGTGATTGCCTACGCACTGCCGGATGAGAAATAG
- a CDS encoding MFS transporter, with protein sequence MGLLATAADDSLLRHRSFVAFWLARTCSSFGFQMFSVAVSWQIYSLTNSAMALGMIGLMQFLPSVLLALPAGHLADQFDRRRIVLFGQLVEWAALLALVALTLFHWADKTAIWSLVFLIAVAKALEWPALSSMLPALVPPEILARATAANAVGGQAAVIIGPTLGGLLYVAGPDVVYGVAALFYLFSLLLVSRIRYERPPQTRLPMNLTNLFAGVHFIRERKDVLGVISLDLFAVLLGGATALLPIFAKDILHTGPWGLGMLRGAPSVGALLVGVWLSRHKLEKHVGMIMFGAVAGFGVATLIFALSSQLWLSLLALAALGAFDMVSMVIRGSLVQLDTPDDMRGRVNAVNAIFINTSNQLGEFESGMLAAWLGAVPAAALGGIGTLVVVALWMTLFPHLRKRQKLENETAVVPPTKTGQQAG encoded by the coding sequence ATGGGTTTACTGGCAACAGCTGCGGATGACTCGCTGCTGCGACACAGGTCGTTTGTCGCCTTCTGGCTGGCGCGCACCTGTTCTTCGTTTGGTTTTCAGATGTTCTCGGTTGCCGTCAGCTGGCAGATCTACTCGTTAACCAACAGCGCGATGGCGCTGGGGATGATTGGTCTGATGCAGTTTCTGCCCTCGGTGCTGCTGGCGCTGCCTGCCGGGCATCTGGCAGATCAGTTTGATCGTCGCCGGATTGTGCTGTTTGGTCAGCTGGTGGAGTGGGCAGCGTTGCTGGCGCTGGTGGCGCTGACGCTGTTCCACTGGGCGGATAAAACCGCCATCTGGAGCCTGGTCTTTCTGATTGCGGTGGCAAAAGCCCTGGAATGGCCCGCGCTGTCATCCATGTTACCGGCGCTGGTGCCGCCAGAAATTCTCGCCCGCGCGACAGCAGCCAATGCGGTGGGGGGGCAGGCGGCGGTGATCATTGGTCCCACGCTGGGTGGGCTGCTGTATGTGGCCGGACCGGATGTGGTGTACGGCGTGGCCGCTTTGTTCTATTTGTTCTCGCTGCTGCTGGTCAGCCGTATCCGTTATGAGCGCCCGCCACAGACGCGCCTGCCGATGAACCTGACCAACCTGTTTGCCGGTGTCCATTTCATCCGCGAACGCAAAGATGTGCTCGGGGTGATTTCGCTCGATTTATTCGCGGTGCTGCTCGGCGGTGCGACGGCGCTGTTGCCGATTTTTGCCAAAGATATTTTGCATACCGGCCCCTGGGGATTGGGCATGTTGCGCGGCGCACCGTCGGTAGGAGCGCTGCTGGTTGGCGTGTGGCTCAGTCGCCACAAGCTGGAAAAGCATGTTGGGATGATCATGTTTGGCGCGGTGGCGGGTTTTGGCGTGGCAACGCTGATTTTCGCGCTTTCCAGCCAGCTGTGGCTGTCGTTGCTGGCACTGGCGGCGTTAGGCGCTTTTGATATGGTCAGCATGGTGATTCGTGGCTCGCTGGTGCAGCTGGATACGCCGGATGATATGCGTGGACGCGTCAATGCGGTCAACGCCATCTTTATTAATACTTCCAACCAGCTGGGCGAATTTGAGTCCGGCATGCTGGCGGCATGGCTTGGTGCGGTGCCAGCTGCGGCGCTGGGCGGTATTGGTACGCTGGTGGTGGTGGCTCTCTGGATGACCCTGTTCCCGCATTTGCGTAAGCGTCAGAAGCTGGAGAACGAAACTGCCGTCGTGCCGCCAACAAAAACCGGCCAACAGGCCGGTTAA
- a CDS encoding Gfo/Idh/MocA family protein: protein MKVGIIGLGFRLSHVVKEFSKADTEFSVVGYVDPAPAGLPNLHTFGIDPGQAFDSIDALLNHGGFDLLLVGSPNFMHLEHIRQGLAAGYTVFTEKPVVINEEQTMAMAQLVRQYGHARILVGLVLRYSPLYHDLLAARDDKRLGEITSIEATEHIKPYHGAFFQRDWRRLEKYAGPYILEKCCHDIDLYQGLMGERPVRVASFGGRKSFTPQHAPQGAVTPASELYHVKPSGWSSTDAVFDSDADIVDYQTAIIEYAGGATLAFHANLNVPDEFRRFCVMGTDGMAEGDFVRNYFRVHNARTGEREVDTTYSGNAYDGHYGADALMAEEIVKHIKQGTPLKVTVVDALEAGLTAIKIDEARKSKTVVDMTESWKQFDASLGKTAAV, encoded by the coding sequence ATGAAAGTGGGCATTATTGGTCTTGGCTTTCGTCTTTCCCATGTGGTGAAAGAGTTCAGCAAAGCCGATACAGAGTTCTCCGTCGTGGGTTATGTCGATCCGGCTCCAGCGGGTTTACCCAATCTCCACACCTTCGGTATCGATCCCGGTCAGGCGTTTGACAGCATTGACGCGCTGCTGAATCACGGCGGCTTTGATCTGCTGCTGGTCGGTTCACCGAACTTTATGCACCTCGAACATATTCGTCAGGGGCTGGCTGCGGGCTATACCGTGTTCACCGAGAAGCCGGTGGTGATCAATGAAGAACAGACCATGGCGATGGCGCAGCTGGTGCGGCAATACGGTCACGCGCGCATTCTGGTCGGCCTGGTGCTGCGTTACTCTCCGCTGTATCACGACCTGCTGGCAGCGCGCGATGATAAACGCCTCGGCGAGATCACCTCAATCGAAGCCACCGAACATATCAAGCCGTACCACGGTGCCTTCTTCCAGCGCGACTGGCGTCGTCTGGAGAAATATGCCGGTCCGTACATACTGGAAAAATGCTGCCACGATATCGATCTCTATCAGGGCTTGATGGGCGAGCGTCCGGTGCGCGTCGCCAGCTTTGGTGGCCGTAAATCCTTTACGCCGCAGCATGCACCACAGGGTGCCGTCACCCCCGCTTCCGAGTTGTATCACGTTAAACCGAGCGGCTGGTCAAGCACCGATGCGGTGTTTGATAGTGACGCCGATATCGTCGATTACCAGACAGCCATCATCGAATACGCCGGTGGCGCAACCCTCGCCTTCCACGCCAACCTGAATGTGCCGGATGAGTTCCGCCGTTTCTGCGTGATGGGGACGGACGGCATGGCGGAAGGCGACTTTGTGCGTAACTACTTCCGCGTACATAACGCCCGGACCGGCGAGCGTGAAGTGGACACCACCTACAGCGGCAACGCTTACGATGGTCACTATGGCGCTGATGCGCTGATGGCCGAAGAAATTGTGAAGCACATTAAACAGGGAACGCCGCTGAAGGTGACGGTGGTGGATGCACTGGAAGCCGGACTCACCGCGATTAAAATCGACGAAGCGCGTAAATCGAAAACCGTGGTGGATATGACAGAGAGCTGGAAACAATTTGACGCCAGCCTGGGGAAAACAGCGGCCGTATAA
- a CDS encoding BadF/BadG/BcrA/BcrD ATPase family protein: MLGIDGGGTHCRGRLTDAQGQLLAEARGGPANVWSQFEAAIDAIDRVIDDLFTQAALPAAARAQTVLVAGLAGANVASINARLASWQPVCQARYVFTDVEIACAGAHQGAPGAVFITGTGSQGAAWDGERFTLLGGWGFALSDAGSGAVLGQRALRLALLAHEGIVPTSALTQRIMAHYHDSPEQMLIWSRQATPADWGRIVPEVFAAAQVGDVHGTALIEQTAADIAQMVQPLLARSHGKLALMGGLATPIQPWLPAEIAALLVPPQGDALSGAIRLASQFSLSQLA; encoded by the coding sequence ATGCTAGGTATCGATGGGGGTGGAACGCACTGTCGTGGACGCCTTACCGACGCTCAGGGGCAACTGCTGGCGGAAGCGCGCGGCGGGCCAGCCAATGTCTGGTCGCAGTTTGAGGCGGCGATTGACGCTATCGATCGGGTGATTGACGATCTCTTCACTCAGGCAGCATTACCGGCGGCGGCGCGGGCGCAAACCGTGCTGGTGGCGGGGTTGGCCGGGGCGAATGTCGCGTCGATCAACGCGCGTCTGGCTAGCTGGCAACCGGTTTGCCAGGCGCGTTATGTGTTTACCGATGTCGAAATTGCCTGCGCCGGGGCACACCAGGGCGCGCCCGGTGCGGTGTTTATTACCGGCACCGGCAGCCAGGGTGCCGCCTGGGATGGTGAACGCTTTACGCTGCTCGGTGGCTGGGGCTTCGCATTATCTGATGCCGGTTCCGGCGCGGTGCTCGGTCAGCGGGCATTGCGGCTGGCGCTGCTGGCCCATGAAGGTATTGTGCCGACCTCGGCGCTGACGCAACGTATCATGGCGCATTATCACGACAGCCCGGAACAGATGCTAATCTGGTCACGTCAGGCGACACCCGCCGACTGGGGCCGGATCGTGCCGGAGGTGTTCGCCGCCGCACAGGTGGGGGATGTGCATGGTACTGCCTTAATTGAACAAACCGCCGCTGATATCGCGCAAATGGTCCAGCCACTGCTGGCGCGCAGCCACGGTAAGCTGGCGTTGATGGGCGGCTTAGCCACGCCGATTCAGCCCTGGCTTCCGGCGGAGATCGCCGCGCTGCTGGTACCGCCCCAGGGCGATGCGCTGAGTGGGGCGATCCGGCTTGCCAGCCAGTTCAGTCTGAGTCAACTCGCGTAA
- a CDS encoding ROK family transcriptional regulator, translating to MTAPNVTARILRLIVENAPISQSDLKVRSGLSMSTVSQATNRLLTGGIVQELGLRRVSMGRPKTLLGLNPDHASVVGIQLNAERNLIVLTDLGGNIIGEQQMPSGAMTPKQLGDALAKFLRGVEGKKVGAIGLALSGLVDASNGYCVRSRVLDWDNVPIARLLEERFSLPVFIENDANALAMAALVFGQLGHAQSAIIATFGKGIGAGILLDRQLYRGRHGKAGEIGNALLGDGSERLLEDVASSQAILHRVAETLKEDVPPTLRDLDLRPTPEVLSALAEAGHQLGMSLANLSIAYDPDVVYLAMEPQMASRILLDNITQSFQNYRLKLTPHMTPLQFITESNRMWAQGAAGFAVNKLLDLLAAQADEEIAS from the coding sequence ATGACCGCTCCGAACGTAACCGCCCGCATTCTGCGGCTGATTGTCGAAAACGCGCCAATAAGCCAGTCCGATCTCAAAGTGCGCAGCGGCCTGAGCATGTCAACGGTCTCGCAGGCCACCAATCGCCTGCTGACTGGCGGCATCGTGCAGGAGCTGGGGCTGCGCCGGGTCTCGATGGGGCGACCCAAAACTCTGCTCGGCCTCAATCCTGACCACGCCAGCGTGGTCGGCATCCAGCTCAATGCGGAACGCAACCTGATTGTGCTGACTGACCTCGGCGGCAATATTATCGGCGAGCAGCAAATGCCTTCCGGCGCGATGACCCCGAAACAGCTGGGTGATGCGCTGGCGAAGTTTCTGCGCGGCGTAGAAGGCAAGAAAGTGGGTGCCATTGGCCTGGCGCTGTCCGGTCTGGTAGATGCCAGCAATGGTTACTGCGTGCGTTCACGCGTGCTGGACTGGGATAACGTGCCTATTGCCCGCCTGCTGGAAGAACGTTTTTCGTTACCGGTATTTATCGAAAACGACGCTAATGCGCTGGCGATGGCGGCGCTGGTTTTTGGTCAGCTCGGCCATGCGCAATCGGCGATTATCGCCACCTTCGGCAAAGGAATTGGCGCGGGTATTTTGCTTGATCGTCAGCTCTATCGCGGACGTCATGGCAAAGCGGGGGAGATTGGTAATGCCCTGCTGGGTGATGGCTCTGAGCGCCTGCTGGAAGATGTCGCCTCATCGCAGGCGATTCTGCACCGGGTGGCGGAGACGCTGAAAGAGGACGTACCGCCGACGCTGCGCGATCTGGATTTGCGCCCCACGCCGGAGGTGTTGAGCGCGCTGGCGGAGGCCGGGCATCAGCTGGGCATGTCGCTGGCGAACCTGTCGATTGCTTATGATCCGGATGTGGTTTATCTGGCGATGGAGCCGCAAATGGCGTCGCGCATTCTGCTGGACAATATCACCCAGAGCTTCCAGAACTATCGTCTGAAGCTGACGCCGCATATGACGCCGTTGCAGTTTATTACCGAATCGAATCGGATGTGGGCGCAGGGCGCGGCGGGCTTTGCGGTGAATAAGTTGCTGGATTTGCTGGCGGCGCAAGCCGATGAGGAAATTGCGTCTTAA